In Glycine max cultivar Williams 82 chromosome 7, Glycine_max_v4.0, whole genome shotgun sequence, a single window of DNA contains:
- the LOC100781396 gene encoding fe-S cluster assembly factor HCF101, chloroplastic isoform X2, which produces MSCSSHFFLLAVGDSSVSTGTAEDDVLKALSQIIDPDFGTDIVTCGFVKDLLIDKALGEVSFRLELTTPACPIKDVFEQKANEVVAMLPWVKNVKVTMSAQPARPIYAEQLPAGLQTISNIVAVSSCKGGVGKSTVAVNLAYTLADMGARVGLFDADVYGPSLPTMVSPENRLLVMNPEKKTIIPTEYLGVKLISFGFAGQGRAIMRGPMVSGVINQLLTTTEWGELDYLIIDMPPGTGDIQLTLCQVVPLTAAVIVTTPQKLSFIDVAKGVRMFSKLKVPCVAVVENMCHFDADGKRYYPFGRGSGSQVVQQFGIPHLFDLPIRPTLSASGDSGMPEVVADPQGEVSKIFQNLGVCVVQQCAKIRQQVSTAVTYDKSIKAIKVKVPDSKEEFFLHPATVRRNDRSAQSVDEWTGEQKLQYGDVPEDIEPEEIRPMGNYAVSITWPDGFSQIAPYDQLQMIERLVDVFEPSVQA; this is translated from the exons ATGTCATGCTCATCACACTTCTTTCTACTTGCAG TTGGAGATTCTTCAGTATCAACTGGAACGGCTGAGGATGATGTGTTGAAAGCCTTGTCTCAGATCATTGATCCAGACTTTGGAACAGATATTGTTacttgtggatttgtgaaagaTCTGCTGATTGATAAAGCTCTAGGAGAG GTATCGTTTCGGTTAGAGCTCACTACACCAGCATGTCCAATCAAGGACGTG TTTGAGCAGAAGGCAAATGAAGTGGTGGCAATGCTCCCTTGGGTCAAGAATGTAAAAGTTACAATGTCTGCACAACCAGCAAGACCCATATATGCTGAGCAACTTCCAGCAGGTCTACAGACAATTTCAAATATTGTGGCTGTGTCCAGTTGCAAG GGGGGTGTGGGAAAATCAACTGTAGCAGTAAACCTTGCTTACACTTTGGCTGATATGGGTGCTAGAGTTGGTCTATTTGATGCTGATGTTTATGGTCCAAGCTTACCGACTATGGTCTCTCCTGAAAACCGACTGTTAGTAATG AATCCAGAGAAGAAGACCATAATTCCTACTGAATACTTGGGAGTAAAGTTGATCTCTTTTGGATTTGCTGGACAAGGACGTGCAATAATGCGTGGCCCCATGGTTTCTGGAGTCATTAATCAACTTCTGACTACTACTGAGTG GGGTGAGCTGGATTACCTCATTATTGACATGCCTCCTGGAACTGGAGATATTCAACTCACATTATGCCAG GTAGTTCCATTAACTGCTGCTGTAATTGTTACCACTCCTCAAAAGCTGTCGTTCATTGATGTTGCAAAAGGAGTTCGGATGTTTTCAAAACTTAAG GTGCCTTGTGTTGCTGTTGTGGAGAACATGTGTCATTTTGATGCTGATGGAAAACGATATTACCCATTTGGCAGAGGTTCAGGTTCTCAG GTTGTTCAGCAGTTTGGAATACCTCATCTATTTGATCTCCCTATTAGACCAACT CTCTCTGCTTCTGGAGACAGTGGAATGCCTGAAGTGGTAGCTGATCCTCAAGGTGAAGTTTCCAAGATATTCCAAAATCTAGGAGTATGTGTTGTTCAGCAGTGTGCCAAAATACGCCAACAAG TTTCAACTGCGGTCACCTATGATAAATCAATCAAGGCAATCAAAGTGAAGGTACCAGATTCAAAGGAAGAATTCTTTCTGCATCCTGCAACAGTGAGACGGAATGATCGCTCTGCTCAAAGTGTG GATGAATGGACGGGGGAGCAGAAATTGCAGTACGGTGATGTTCCTGAAGATATTGAACCTGAAGAAATTCGACCAATGGGAAATTATGCAGTTTCAATAACTTGGCCTGATGGGTTTAGTCAG ATTGCTCCTTATGATCAATTGCAGATGATTGAACGGCTAGTTGATGTTTTTGAACCAAGTGTACAAgcatga
- the LOC100781396 gene encoding fe-S cluster assembly factor HCF101, chloroplastic isoform X1, with translation MQVLQAPSSSPYFSIQTSKAPQRTWGLLPSSVSVNSSLFSTFHFSLHSQRDQHLLWTPHKRVTTRAASVEVGDSSVSTGTAEDDVLKALSQIIDPDFGTDIVTCGFVKDLLIDKALGEVSFRLELTTPACPIKDVFEQKANEVVAMLPWVKNVKVTMSAQPARPIYAEQLPAGLQTISNIVAVSSCKGGVGKSTVAVNLAYTLADMGARVGLFDADVYGPSLPTMVSPENRLLVMNPEKKTIIPTEYLGVKLISFGFAGQGRAIMRGPMVSGVINQLLTTTEWGELDYLIIDMPPGTGDIQLTLCQVVPLTAAVIVTTPQKLSFIDVAKGVRMFSKLKVPCVAVVENMCHFDADGKRYYPFGRGSGSQVVQQFGIPHLFDLPIRPTLSASGDSGMPEVVADPQGEVSKIFQNLGVCVVQQCAKIRQQVSTAVTYDKSIKAIKVKVPDSKEEFFLHPATVRRNDRSAQSVDEWTGEQKLQYGDVPEDIEPEEIRPMGNYAVSITWPDGFSQIAPYDQLQMIERLVDVFEPSVQA, from the exons GTTTGCTTCCTTCTTCTGTGAGTGTAAACTCTTCACTTTTTTCCacctttcatttttctcttcactCCCAAAGGGACCAGCATTTATTGTGGACCCCCCATAAAAGGGTCACTACCAGAGCTGCTTCTGTTGAAG TTGGAGATTCTTCAGTATCAACTGGAACGGCTGAGGATGATGTGTTGAAAGCCTTGTCTCAGATCATTGATCCAGACTTTGGAACAGATATTGTTacttgtggatttgtgaaagaTCTGCTGATTGATAAAGCTCTAGGAGAG GTATCGTTTCGGTTAGAGCTCACTACACCAGCATGTCCAATCAAGGACGTG TTTGAGCAGAAGGCAAATGAAGTGGTGGCAATGCTCCCTTGGGTCAAGAATGTAAAAGTTACAATGTCTGCACAACCAGCAAGACCCATATATGCTGAGCAACTTCCAGCAGGTCTACAGACAATTTCAAATATTGTGGCTGTGTCCAGTTGCAAG GGGGGTGTGGGAAAATCAACTGTAGCAGTAAACCTTGCTTACACTTTGGCTGATATGGGTGCTAGAGTTGGTCTATTTGATGCTGATGTTTATGGTCCAAGCTTACCGACTATGGTCTCTCCTGAAAACCGACTGTTAGTAATG AATCCAGAGAAGAAGACCATAATTCCTACTGAATACTTGGGAGTAAAGTTGATCTCTTTTGGATTTGCTGGACAAGGACGTGCAATAATGCGTGGCCCCATGGTTTCTGGAGTCATTAATCAACTTCTGACTACTACTGAGTG GGGTGAGCTGGATTACCTCATTATTGACATGCCTCCTGGAACTGGAGATATTCAACTCACATTATGCCAG GTAGTTCCATTAACTGCTGCTGTAATTGTTACCACTCCTCAAAAGCTGTCGTTCATTGATGTTGCAAAAGGAGTTCGGATGTTTTCAAAACTTAAG GTGCCTTGTGTTGCTGTTGTGGAGAACATGTGTCATTTTGATGCTGATGGAAAACGATATTACCCATTTGGCAGAGGTTCAGGTTCTCAG GTTGTTCAGCAGTTTGGAATACCTCATCTATTTGATCTCCCTATTAGACCAACT CTCTCTGCTTCTGGAGACAGTGGAATGCCTGAAGTGGTAGCTGATCCTCAAGGTGAAGTTTCCAAGATATTCCAAAATCTAGGAGTATGTGTTGTTCAGCAGTGTGCCAAAATACGCCAACAAG TTTCAACTGCGGTCACCTATGATAAATCAATCAAGGCAATCAAAGTGAAGGTACCAGATTCAAAGGAAGAATTCTTTCTGCATCCTGCAACAGTGAGACGGAATGATCGCTCTGCTCAAAGTGTG GATGAATGGACGGGGGAGCAGAAATTGCAGTACGGTGATGTTCCTGAAGATATTGAACCTGAAGAAATTCGACCAATGGGAAATTATGCAGTTTCAATAACTTGGCCTGATGGGTTTAGTCAG ATTGCTCCTTATGATCAATTGCAGATGATTGAACGGCTAGTTGATGTTTTTGAACCAAGTGTACAAgcatga
- the LOC100794138 gene encoding strigolactone esterase D14 gives MEPNFNNNPKMLQKKWLSTALNVRSQGSGSETIVFAHGYGTDQSIWDKITPSFAENYRVVLFDWPFSGAVKDPSLYDPLKYTSLEAFADELITLMDQMDLKAVIFVGHSMSGMIGCLASIKRPELFKRLILLGASPRYINTDDYEGGFTSSDIEQLLKNIEFNYENWVSAFSLLVVDPNDEPSVNKFRECLKKMRAEVPASLAKTVFYSDYRDILEKVETPCTIIQTSSDIVVPHKAAVYMESKIKGKVTLEVVDTKGHFPQLTASLQLVDVIKGVLG, from the exons ATGGAACCAAACTTTAACAACAACCCAAAGATGTTACAGAAAAAGTGGCTTTCTACTGCTTTGAATGTGAGAAGCCAAGGATCAGGCAGTGAAACCATAGTCTTTGCTCATGGCTATGGAACAGACCAGTCCATCTGGGACAAGATCACTCCCTCCTTTGCTGAAAACTACCGGGTTGTGCTGTTTGATTGGCCCTTTTCTGGAGCTGTGAAGGATCCAAGCCTCTATGACCCTTTGAAGTATACCTCCTTGGAAGCTTTTGCAGATGAGTTGATCACTCTTATGGATCAGATGGACCTCAAAGCTGTCATCTTTGTTGGTCATTCCATGTCTGGCATGATTGGTTGCTTAGCCTCCATCAAGAGGCCTGAACTCTTTAAGAGGCTTATTCTCCTTGGTGCTTCTCCCAG GTATATTAATACAGATGACTATGAGGGGGGCTTTACTAGCTCAGATATTGAGCAGTTATTGAAGAACATAGAGTTCAATTATGAGAACTGGGTTTCTGCCTTCTCCTTACTAGTAGTGGATCCAAATGATGAGCCATCCGTTAACAAATTCAGAGAGTgcttgaaaaaaatgagagcTGAAGTTCCAGCTTCCTTGGCCAAGACTGTGTTCTATAGTGACTACAGAGATATACTTGAGAAAGTTGAAACTCCATGCACCATCATTCAGACTTCCAGTGACATTGTTGTTCCACACAAAGCAGCGGTTTACATGGAGAGCAAAATTAAAGGGAAAGTTACATTGGAGGTTGTAGACACCAAAGGGCACTTTCCTCAGCTAACTGCAAGCCTTCAGCTAGTTGATGTGATTAAGGGTGTTCTTGGATGA